From Cellulomonas dongxiuzhuiae, the proteins below share one genomic window:
- a CDS encoding adenylyltransferase/cytidyltransferase family protein — MSNLTIVGYVPGGFDMLHIGHLNILRAARERCDRLVVGVAVDESLVAMKGRPPVIPHEERMELVASLRFVDEVVPDHAQDKRVAWRAHPFDVLFKGDDWAGSEKGERLEREMAEVGARVVYLPYTPSTSSTMLREFLVSGAAREGAA, encoded by the coding sequence ATGAGCAACCTGACGATCGTCGGGTACGTCCCGGGCGGTTTCGACATGCTGCACATCGGGCACCTGAACATCCTGCGGGCGGCGCGAGAGCGCTGCGACCGGCTCGTCGTCGGCGTGGCCGTCGACGAGTCGCTCGTCGCGATGAAGGGCCGTCCGCCGGTGATCCCGCACGAGGAGCGCATGGAGCTCGTGGCGAGCCTGCGGTTCGTCGACGAGGTCGTGCCCGACCACGCCCAGGACAAGCGCGTCGCCTGGCGCGCGCACCCGTTCGACGTGCTGTTCAAGGGTGACGACTGGGCGGGGAGCGAGAAGGGCGAGCGGCTGGAGCGCGAGATGGCCGAGGTCGGCGCGCGCGTCGTGTACCTGCCGTACACGCCGTCCACGTCGTCGACGATGCTCCGGGAGTTCCTCGTGTCGGGTGCGGCGCGCGAGGGTGCGGCGTGA